One part of the Methylobacterium terrae genome encodes these proteins:
- a CDS encoding quinone oxidoreductase family protein, whose protein sequence is MSSQQRRVAITEFGPPQVMRLQTETLAAPGPGEAQLRQTAVGFNFIDVYQRRGAYPLDLPTGLGFEAAGIVEAVGPDVPDLKPGDRVATMNAGVGAYADRRNVPAGKLVRIPEGVADEAAAALLFKGMTAQYLLRKTHAVQAGDLLLVHSAAGGVGQILTRWATALGATVIGTTGSPAKRDAGLAAGCAAVIDLTDPDWPRAFLEATGGAKARVVYDAVGKDTLLKSLDCAAPFGLVVSYGAASGPSPAIDPELLNKKGCLFLTRPSVFPHNADPATFRANAADLFDAIARGHVAVDIGARFPLDEVVQAHEAAEARKVTGAIVLVP, encoded by the coding sequence ATGTCGAGCCAGCAGCGCCGCGTCGCGATCACCGAGTTCGGCCCGCCGCAGGTCATGCGCCTGCAGACCGAAACCCTCGCTGCCCCCGGCCCGGGCGAGGCGCAGTTGCGCCAGACGGCCGTCGGCTTCAACTTCATCGACGTCTACCAGCGCCGGGGCGCCTACCCGCTCGACCTGCCGACCGGGCTCGGCTTCGAGGCGGCGGGCATCGTCGAGGCGGTGGGGCCGGACGTCCCGGACCTGAAGCCCGGCGACCGCGTGGCGACCATGAATGCCGGCGTCGGCGCCTATGCCGACCGGCGCAACGTGCCGGCGGGCAAGCTCGTGCGGATCCCCGAGGGCGTCGCCGACGAGGCCGCCGCCGCCCTGCTGTTCAAGGGGATGACGGCGCAGTACCTGCTGCGCAAGACCCACGCGGTGCAGGCGGGCGACCTGCTGCTGGTGCATTCCGCCGCCGGCGGCGTCGGCCAGATCCTGACCCGCTGGGCGACGGCTCTGGGCGCCACGGTGATCGGCACCACCGGCTCGCCGGCGAAGCGCGACGCGGGCCTCGCCGCCGGCTGCGCGGCGGTGATCGACCTCACCGATCCCGACTGGCCCAGGGCCTTCCTGGAGGCGACCGGCGGCGCCAAGGCCCGGGTCGTCTACGACGCGGTCGGCAAGGACACGCTCCTGAAGTCCCTCGACTGCGCCGCCCCGTTCGGCCTCGTCGTCTCGTACGGCGCGGCGTCGGGCCCGTCCCCGGCGATCGACCCGGAACTCCTCAACAAGAAGGGCTGCCTGTTCCTCACCCGCCCGTCGGTCTTCCCGCACAACGCCGACCCGGCCACCTTCCGGGCCAACGCCGCCGACCTGTTCGACGCGATCGCGCGCGGCCACGTCGCGGTCGATATCGGGGCGCGGTTCCCGCTCGACGAGGTGGTGCAGGCGCACGAGGCGGCGGAGGCGCGGAAGGTCACGGGAGCGATCGTGCTGGTGCCGTGA
- a CDS encoding LysR family transcriptional regulator: MDRLTGMEAFARAVETGSFSAAGEALGLSPQAVGKQVRLLEEHLGVRLIHRTTRRQSLTEAGRALYERVRIILADVEAVEAAAASSQAVPRGRIRVNASVTFGAYDLARVLPAYLAAYPQVDVELTLSDRKVDLIEEGYEVVFRVGPPAESGLIARALRPMDFTLCAAPSYLAERGAPRVPADLRHHECLGFAYMATGDQWRFTGPDGPEAVEVSYRLLVNNGQALLTAALAGLGLLLQPAALMRDAVAAGHLVPVLPDYRPVSRPMHLLYAPDRRITPKLRSFVDFALAHFAGPERDPPI; this comes from the coding sequence ATGGACCGTCTGACCGGCATGGAGGCCTTCGCCAGGGCGGTCGAGACGGGCTCGTTCTCGGCCGCGGGCGAGGCGCTCGGGCTCTCGCCGCAGGCGGTGGGCAAGCAGGTGCGCCTGCTGGAGGAGCATCTCGGCGTTCGCCTGATCCACCGGACGACGCGCCGGCAGAGTCTGACCGAGGCGGGCCGCGCGCTCTACGAGCGGGTGCGCATCATCCTGGCGGATGTCGAGGCGGTGGAGGCGGCCGCGGCCAGCAGCCAGGCGGTGCCGCGGGGCCGGATCCGGGTCAACGCCTCGGTCACCTTCGGCGCCTACGACCTCGCCCGGGTGCTGCCGGCCTACCTCGCGGCCTACCCGCAGGTCGATGTCGAGCTGACCCTGTCGGACCGCAAGGTCGACCTGATCGAGGAGGGCTACGAGGTGGTCTTCCGCGTCGGCCCGCCGGCCGAGAGCGGCCTGATCGCCCGCGCGTTGCGCCCGATGGACTTCACCCTCTGCGCCGCTCCGTCCTACCTCGCGGAACGGGGCGCGCCGCGCGTGCCGGCCGACCTGAGGCATCACGAATGCCTGGGCTTTGCCTACATGGCGACGGGGGACCAGTGGCGCTTCACCGGGCCGGACGGGCCCGAGGCGGTCGAGGTGTCGTACCGGCTCCTGGTCAATAACGGCCAGGCCCTGCTGACCGCGGCGCTCGCCGGTCTCGGCCTGCTGCTGCAGCCGGCGGCCCTGATGCGGGACGCGGTCGCGGCGGGCCACCTCGTGCCGGTGCTGCCGGATTACCGGCCCGTCTCGCGACCGATGCACCTGCTCTACGCGCCGGACCGGCGGATCACCCCGAAGCTGCGCTCGTTCGTCGATTTCGCGCTCGCCCATTTCGCGGGTCCGGAGCGCGACCCGCCGATCTAG
- a CDS encoding protealysin inhibitor emfourin: MDMLTIERLGGLAGIGQPGSRIRSQGEQPLNALSADDRASVEALFRKPPSRRQAAPMMRDGFRYRITRSGEAGRQQTIEVPEAAVPPALRACVTDSLT, translated from the coding sequence ATGGACATGCTGACGATAGAACGCCTGGGAGGGCTCGCGGGTATCGGCCAACCCGGCTCCCGCATCCGGAGCCAGGGCGAGCAGCCGCTGAACGCGCTCTCCGCGGATGATCGTGCATCCGTCGAGGCGCTGTTTCGCAAGCCTCCGTCCCGGCGGCAGGCGGCGCCCATGATGAGGGACGGCTTCCGGTACCGCATCACGCGCAGCGGCGAGGCGGGCCGGCAGCAGACGATCGAGGTGCCGGAGGCGGCGGTGCCCCCGGCCCTCCGGGCCTGCGTCACGGACTCGCTGACGTGA
- a CDS encoding response regulator encodes MARILLVDDEEPIRGFLKRGLEMDGHTVVTAVDGSDGLDRLAEDAFDLMLTDIRMPLMDGIALSLAAKRDYPDLTILLMTGFADQRERARGLDAIVADVLTKPFTLADMRATVSRALRAAGAVAAR; translated from the coding sequence ATGGCGCGCATCCTGCTGGTCGACGACGAGGAACCGATCCGCGGCTTCCTGAAGCGCGGGCTGGAGATGGACGGCCATACGGTCGTGACGGCGGTCGACGGCAGCGACGGTCTCGACCGGCTGGCCGAGGACGCCTTCGACCTGATGCTGACGGACATCCGCATGCCGCTGATGGACGGCATCGCCCTGTCGCTCGCGGCCAAGCGCGACTACCCCGACCTGACGATCCTGCTGATGACGGGCTTCGCCGACCAGCGCGAGCGCGCCCGCGGCCTCGACGCGATTGTAGCCGACGTGCTGACCAAGCCCTTCACCCTCGCCGACATGCGCGCCACGGTCTCCCGCGCGCTGCGCGCCGCCGGGGCGGTGGCGGCGCGCTAG
- a CDS encoding SDR family NAD(P)-dependent oxidoreductase, producing MTDPRSTGRRPVLITGGAGFIGANLADALAAEGRDVLVYDALLRPGVEANLAWLKERHPERISSVAADVRDSASLAAAAAEASAVVHLAAQVAVTTSLVDPVADFAVNLGGTLALLEALRRRADPPPLVFASTNKVYGDLADLDFRCEGDAYAPTDPGILAHGVGEDRPLDFHTPYGCSKGGADQYVLDYARSFRVPTCVLRMSCIYGPRQMGTEDQGWVAHFLIRALEGRPITIYGDGCQVRDVLDVGDAVAAYRAALARIEAVKGRAYNLGGGPRNAVSLRQVLGVIEDTVGRPLDLAFEDWRAGDQRYYVSDTRRIAADLGLDAPLPWRRGIVRLAEWLAESRGLTLPGPAARAVPA from the coding sequence ATGACGGATCCCCGCTCCACCGGGCGGCGCCCGGTCCTGATCACCGGCGGCGCCGGCTTCATCGGCGCCAACCTCGCCGACGCCCTGGCGGCGGAGGGGCGCGACGTCCTCGTCTACGATGCCCTCCTGCGCCCCGGCGTCGAGGCGAACCTCGCCTGGCTGAAGGAGCGCCACCCGGAGCGGATCTCCTCGGTCGCGGCGGACGTGCGCGATTCCGCGAGCCTCGCGGCCGCGGCGGCGGAGGCCTCGGCGGTGGTCCACCTCGCCGCCCAGGTCGCCGTGACGACGAGCCTCGTCGATCCGGTGGCCGACTTCGCAGTCAATCTCGGGGGGACCCTCGCGCTCCTCGAGGCCCTGCGCCGGCGCGCCGATCCACCCCCCCTCGTCTTCGCCTCGACCAACAAGGTCTACGGCGACCTCGCCGATCTCGACTTCCGGTGCGAGGGCGACGCCTACGCGCCGACCGACCCGGGCATCCTAGCCCACGGCGTCGGCGAGGACCGTCCGCTGGACTTCCACACGCCGTACGGCTGCTCGAAGGGCGGCGCCGACCAGTACGTGCTCGACTACGCCCGCAGCTTCCGCGTGCCGACCTGCGTCCTGCGGATGAGCTGCATCTACGGCCCGCGCCAGATGGGCACCGAGGACCAGGGCTGGGTCGCGCATTTCCTGATCCGGGCGCTCGAGGGCCGGCCGATCACGATCTACGGCGACGGCTGCCAGGTGCGCGACGTGCTCGACGTCGGCGATGCGGTCGCGGCCTACCGGGCGGCGCTCGCGCGGATCGAGGCGGTGAAGGGCCGGGCCTACAATCTCGGCGGGGGCCCGCGGAACGCGGTCTCGCTGCGCCAGGTGCTCGGCGTCATCGAGGACACCGTCGGCCGTCCCCTCGACCTCGCCTTCGAGGACTGGCGGGCCGGCGACCAGCGCTACTACGTCTCGGACACGCGCCGCATCGCCGCCGATCTCGGGCTCGACGCGCCGCTGCCCTGGCGCCGGGGCATCGTCCGCCTTGCGGAGTGGCTCGCCGAGAGCCGTGGCCTGACCCTGCCCGGCCCGGCCGCGCGGGCCGTGCCGGCCTGA
- a CDS encoding trans-sulfuration enzyme family protein has translation MSHAPRPWSKKSLAAQALGHVDPVTKAVVPPIHVATTYIRDPDNQYSSGYVYGRPDNATVREAEAVIAMLEEAEAGALLFSSGMAAATAVFGALDPGDHIVAPTVMYWALRRWLSEEATRWGLKVDFVATDDLDALKGAVRPGETKLVWLETPSNPLWTITDIAGAAEIAHAAGARLAVDSTASSPVVTRPLALGADVVMHAATKVLNGHSDVIAGALAGARADAFWARIQRIRSGNGAILGPFEAYLLTRGMRTLHVRIAAQMANAADLARRLSAHPAVGHVLYPGLAEHPGHAVAARQMTGGFGTMLSIRVAGGEAAAIRTAARVGLWKRATSLGGVESLIEHRASIEGPSTPCPPDLLRLSAGIEDADDLYADLDQALRPE, from the coding sequence ATGAGCCACGCCCCGCGCCCCTGGTCGAAGAAGAGCCTCGCCGCGCAGGCGCTCGGCCACGTCGACCCGGTCACCAAGGCCGTGGTGCCGCCGATCCACGTCGCCACCACCTACATCCGCGATCCCGACAACCAGTACTCCTCCGGCTACGTCTACGGCCGGCCCGACAACGCCACCGTGCGCGAGGCGGAGGCCGTGATCGCGATGCTGGAGGAGGCCGAGGCCGGCGCGCTGCTGTTCTCCTCCGGCATGGCCGCCGCGACCGCGGTGTTCGGCGCCCTCGATCCGGGCGACCACATCGTGGCGCCGACCGTGATGTACTGGGCCCTGCGGCGCTGGCTGTCCGAGGAGGCGACGCGCTGGGGCCTCAAGGTCGATTTCGTCGCCACCGACGACCTCGACGCGCTGAAAGGCGCCGTGCGGCCCGGCGAGACCAAGCTCGTCTGGCTCGAGACGCCCTCGAACCCGCTCTGGACGATCACCGACATCGCGGGCGCGGCCGAGATCGCCCACGCGGCGGGCGCGCGCCTCGCGGTCGATTCGACGGCGAGCTCGCCGGTGGTGACCCGGCCCCTGGCCCTCGGCGCCGACGTGGTGATGCACGCCGCCACCAAGGTGCTCAACGGCCATTCCGACGTGATCGCCGGGGCGCTCGCCGGCGCCAGGGCCGACGCGTTCTGGGCCCGGATCCAGCGCATCCGCTCCGGCAACGGCGCGATCCTCGGGCCGTTCGAGGCCTACCTCCTGACGCGCGGGATGCGCACGCTCCACGTGCGGATCGCGGCCCAGATGGCGAACGCCGCCGACCTGGCGCGCCGGCTCTCGGCCCATCCGGCGGTCGGCCACGTGCTCTATCCGGGCCTCGCCGAGCATCCCGGCCACGCGGTCGCGGCCCGGCAGATGACCGGCGGCTTCGGCACCATGCTGTCGATCCGGGTGGCCGGAGGCGAGGCCGCGGCGATCCGGACGGCGGCCCGGGTGGGTTTGTGGAAGCGCGCCACCTCGCTCGGCGGCGTCGAGAGCCTGATCGAGCACCGCGCCTCGATCGAGGGCCCGAGCACCCCCTGCCCGCCGGACCTCCTGCGCCTCTCGGCCGGCATCGAGGATGCCGACGACCTCTACGCCGACCTCGACCAGGCCCTGCGGCCGGAGTGA
- a CDS encoding NAD-dependent epimerase/dehydratase family protein, producing the protein MPQTILITGGAGFIGRAVARALVARGDRVRVLDSLIEQVHGGRTRPEGLPDAVELRLGDIRDGRAVAEAVAGADAVIHLAAEVGVGQSMYDVDRYVAVNDHGTAILFQALIERPVRRVVVASSMSVYGEGLYRGADGRVREEVLRQPRSGPDAPWDPLDEEGRPLVPVPTPEWKRPALASVYALTKYAQERLTLMLAPAYGMEGVALRLWNAYGPGQALSNPYTGVLAIFASRIHNGAAPVIFEDGHQRRDFVQVDDVAQAFLLALDRPRAAGQVYNIGSGEDRTVREVAALLGEAMGRPDLVPEIAGKARAGDIRHCIPDIAKAREELGYRPARDFAGGLKELAAWVAEQEEARDRVEEARRELDRRGLVA; encoded by the coding sequence GTGCCGCAGACCATCCTGATCACCGGCGGGGCCGGCTTCATCGGCCGGGCCGTGGCGCGGGCCCTCGTCGCGCGGGGCGACCGGGTGCGCGTGCTCGACAGCCTGATCGAGCAGGTCCACGGAGGTCGCACCCGCCCCGAGGGGCTGCCGGACGCGGTCGAGCTGCGCCTCGGCGACATCCGCGACGGGCGCGCCGTCGCCGAGGCGGTCGCGGGCGCCGACGCGGTGATCCACCTCGCCGCCGAGGTCGGGGTCGGCCAGAGCATGTACGACGTCGACCGCTACGTCGCGGTCAACGACCACGGCACCGCGATCCTGTTCCAGGCCCTGATCGAGCGGCCGGTGCGCCGCGTGGTCGTCGCCTCCTCGATGAGCGTCTACGGCGAGGGGCTGTATCGCGGCGCCGACGGGCGGGTGCGCGAGGAGGTCCTGCGCCAGCCCCGCTCCGGCCCGGACGCGCCTTGGGACCCCCTCGACGAGGAGGGAAGGCCGCTGGTGCCGGTGCCGACGCCGGAATGGAAGCGCCCGGCGCTCGCCTCGGTCTACGCGCTCACCAAGTACGCCCAGGAGCGCCTGACCCTGATGCTGGCTCCGGCCTACGGCATGGAAGGCGTCGCCTTGCGGCTCTGGAACGCCTACGGGCCGGGCCAGGCCCTGTCGAACCCCTATACCGGCGTGCTGGCGATCTTCGCCTCGCGGATTCACAACGGCGCGGCCCCGGTGATCTTCGAGGACGGGCACCAGCGGCGCGACTTCGTGCAGGTCGACGACGTGGCGCAGGCCTTCCTGCTCGCCCTCGACCGCCCCAGGGCCGCCGGGCAGGTCTACAACATCGGCTCGGGCGAGGACCGCACGGTGCGCGAGGTCGCCGCGCTGTTGGGCGAGGCGATGGGCCGGCCGGACCTCGTGCCCGAGATCGCCGGCAAGGCCCGGGCCGGCGACATCCGCCACTGCATCCCCGACATCGCCAAGGCGCGCGAGGAGCTGGGCTACCGCCCGGCCCGCGACTTCGCCGGCGGCCTGAAGGAGCTCGCCGCCTGGGTGGCCGAGCAGGAGGAGGCCCGGGACCGGGTCGAGGAGGCGCGCCGCGAGCTCGACCGGCGCGGGCTGGTGGCGTGA
- a CDS encoding TspO/MBR family protein: MPPTATLIPPARPVLSPVPRLAAAILPVAAVAVAGSLATTPNIPTWYAGLAKPGFTPPNWLFPVAWTILYTLIAFSGWRVLGTAPATGGLRRTRTLALWAFFVQLALNGAWTPVFFARHDIAGGLVVVVALLVMILWTIRLFSSLDRVAALVLVPYAAWVAYATALNAAIWWMN; the protein is encoded by the coding sequence ATGCCGCCCACCGCAACGCTCATCCCTCCCGCCCGGCCCGTCCTGTCCCCGGTGCCGCGCCTCGCCGCCGCCATCCTGCCCGTCGCGGCGGTCGCGGTGGCGGGGAGCCTGGCCACCACGCCGAACATCCCGACCTGGTACGCGGGCCTCGCCAAGCCGGGCTTCACGCCGCCGAACTGGCTGTTCCCGGTCGCCTGGACGATCCTCTACACGCTGATCGCCTTCTCGGGCTGGCGGGTGCTCGGCACCGCCCCGGCGACGGGGGGCCTGCGGCGCACCCGCACGCTCGCCCTGTGGGCGTTCTTCGTCCAGCTCGCCCTCAACGGCGCCTGGACCCCGGTCTTCTTCGCCCGCCACGACATCGCCGGCGGCCTCGTCGTCGTGGTCGCCCTCCTGGTGATGATCCTGTGGACGATCCGGCTCTTCTCGTCCCTCGACCGGGTGGCCGCCCTCGTCCTCGTGCCCTACGCGGCGTGGGTGGCCTACGCGACGGCGCTCAACGCGGCGATCTGGTGGATGAACTGA
- the mdoH gene encoding glucans biosynthesis glucosyltransferase MdoH, with amino-acid sequence MSFVPSSHDAVPADPGADFTQRQDAASLRRRRLALALPTVATALALALAAVASTGVPDGPLEAAVLVLFCLAMAWQSYIAWQYVYGAVAAGLGPRVMSAVERQAAETAPQATGRSRTAAVVAIHAEDAAAVFAAIRVMARSLARTGGDGRDLDIFVLSDTRDADIAAAEEREFARIQAWRETAGPGLPAVRYRRRQENTGRKAGNIGEFCETYGQAYDFMIVLDADSLMTGAAMRRLVRLMEENPAVGLIQTVSYAAGRDTLFARIQQFAVRLYAPLSIRALETWQGPDGGYWGHNAILRIAAFAANAELPVLPGRAPLGGEILCHDTVEGAFLRRAGWELRLLPEEPGTWEEMPTNLTDLLGRERRWCQGNLQHLGIIRLPGLTAGSRWHLGAGILSYLASPVWVAFLALGTWQAIRSGDLGLLAYRLAGEGPAAAILASLSLAVLALPKLLSLGHVLVSPERRAAFGGTRSLLVSAALEQALWVLLWPVMTLFNAGAVATTFAGRVVRWDTQVRDDRRVPWSEACRLQADSLVAGGLMAAALAYAGDPLLALWMAPLVLALLASPALSVLTSRSDLGQAARRRGLFLTIDDTAQAPELRDLAAARAAPPVPARLPPVRGEAPVWLATATDDAKASSPR; translated from the coding sequence ATGTCCTTCGTACCCTCGTCGCACGATGCGGTGCCGGCTGACCCCGGCGCGGACTTCACCCAGCGGCAGGATGCCGCCTCGCTGCGCCGGCGGCGCCTGGCGCTCGCCCTGCCGACGGTCGCGACCGCGCTCGCCCTCGCGCTCGCGGCGGTTGCCAGCACCGGCGTGCCGGACGGGCCGCTCGAGGCCGCGGTGCTGGTGCTGTTCTGCCTGGCGATGGCCTGGCAATCGTACATCGCCTGGCAGTACGTCTACGGTGCCGTCGCGGCGGGCCTGGGGCCCCGGGTGATGTCGGCGGTGGAGCGGCAGGCGGCCGAGACCGCGCCGCAGGCCACCGGCCGCAGCCGCACCGCGGCCGTGGTGGCGATCCACGCCGAGGACGCGGCGGCGGTCTTCGCGGCGATCCGGGTGATGGCCCGCTCGCTCGCCCGCACCGGCGGCGACGGGCGCGACCTCGACATCTTCGTCCTCAGCGACACCCGCGACGCCGACATCGCCGCGGCCGAGGAGCGCGAATTCGCCCGGATCCAGGCGTGGCGCGAGACCGCCGGCCCCGGCCTGCCGGCCGTGCGCTACCGCCGCCGCCAGGAGAATACCGGGCGCAAGGCCGGCAATATCGGCGAGTTCTGCGAGACCTACGGCCAGGCGTACGACTTCATGATCGTGCTCGACGCCGACAGCCTGATGACCGGCGCCGCCATGCGCCGCCTGGTGCGGCTGATGGAGGAGAATCCCGCCGTCGGCCTGATCCAGACCGTCAGCTACGCCGCCGGGCGCGACACCCTGTTCGCCCGCATCCAGCAATTCGCCGTGCGGCTCTACGCGCCGCTCTCGATCCGGGCGCTCGAGACCTGGCAGGGGCCGGATGGCGGCTACTGGGGCCACAACGCCATCCTGCGGATCGCCGCCTTCGCGGCCAATGCCGAATTGCCGGTGCTGCCGGGCCGCGCCCCGCTCGGCGGCGAGATCCTGTGCCACGACACCGTCGAGGGCGCGTTCCTGCGCCGCGCCGGCTGGGAGCTGCGCCTGCTGCCGGAGGAGCCCGGCACCTGGGAGGAGATGCCCACCAACCTCACCGACCTCCTTGGCCGCGAGCGGCGCTGGTGCCAGGGCAACCTGCAGCATCTCGGCATCATCCGCCTGCCCGGCCTCACCGCCGGCAGCCGCTGGCACCTCGGTGCCGGCATCCTGTCCTATCTCGCCTCGCCGGTCTGGGTCGCGTTCCTGGCGCTGGGCACCTGGCAGGCGATCCGCAGCGGCGATCTGGGCCTGCTCGCCTACAGGCTCGCCGGCGAGGGGCCGGCGGCGGCGATCCTGGCTTCCTTGAGCCTCGCCGTGCTGGCGCTGCCGAAGCTCCTCAGCCTCGGACACGTGCTTGTCTCTCCCGAGCGCCGCGCCGCCTTCGGGGGCACCCGCAGCCTGCTCGTCAGCGCCGCCCTCGAACAGGCCCTGTGGGTGCTGCTGTGGCCGGTCATGACCCTGTTCAATGCCGGTGCCGTCGCCACGACCTTCGCCGGCCGGGTGGTGCGCTGGGACACCCAGGTCCGCGACGACCGCCGGGTGCCGTGGTCCGAGGCCTGCCGGCTCCAGGCCGATTCGCTGGTCGCCGGCGGGCTCATGGCGGCGGCCCTCGCCTACGCCGGCGATCCGCTGCTCGCGCTCTGGATGGCGCCGCTCGTCCTCGCCCTGCTGGCGAGCCCCGCGCTCAGCGTGCTCACCAGCCGGTCCGACCTCGGCCAGGCGGCGCGCCGGCGCGGCCTGTTCCTGACCATCGACGACACCGCCCAGGCGCCGGAGCTGCGCGACCTCGCGGCCGCCCGCGCGGCGCCGCCGGTCCCCGCCCGCCTGCCGCCCGTCCGCGGCGAGGCTCCGGTCTGGCTCGCGACGGCCACGGACGACGCGAAGGCGTCGTCGCCGCGATAG
- a CDS encoding M4 family metallopeptidase, protein MRCTCHIVPADVLRRLAQDASLSQDTQRAFIDTAKVDVEQRRIRVQAVKLTMVAQATAQTVTALAPAPALSLYDCNHTQNLPGTPIANPPASADQTARNVSATTSDVADFYATVFKRNSIDDGGMTLLSSIHYGIKYANAFWNGLQMAYGDGDGLIFTDFSQSNDVIAHELTHGVTQYTLQLNYTNEAGGLNEHLSDCFGSMFRQWKANQTVAQADWLIGKDIVGPQAQAKGLTCLRDMANPAGAHCIGPQITHFSQYKAGMDPHYSSGVPNLAFHTICMAVGGQSWDKVGQVWYRVMTTSGAKPAMRMKTFANRTRSAASQLYPGDTALSQAVDAGWKQVGL, encoded by the coding sequence ATGCGCTGCACATGCCACATCGTGCCGGCGGACGTTCTGCGCAGGCTGGCGCAGGATGCCTCGCTGTCGCAGGACACGCAGCGGGCCTTCATCGATACGGCGAAGGTCGACGTCGAGCAGCGTCGCATCCGCGTACAGGCCGTGAAGCTCACGATGGTCGCGCAAGCCACGGCGCAGACCGTCACGGCGCTCGCTCCTGCACCCGCTCTGTCCCTCTACGACTGCAACCACACGCAGAACCTGCCGGGCACGCCCATCGCCAATCCCCCGGCTTCTGCGGACCAGACCGCCAGAAACGTCTCCGCCACGACGAGCGACGTCGCGGACTTCTACGCCACCGTGTTCAAGCGGAACTCGATCGACGACGGCGGGATGACGCTCCTCTCGTCGATTCACTACGGCATCAAGTACGCGAACGCCTTCTGGAACGGCCTCCAGATGGCCTATGGCGACGGGGACGGGTTGATTTTCACGGACTTCTCTCAGTCCAACGACGTCATTGCCCACGAATTGACGCATGGCGTGACTCAATACACCCTCCAGCTCAACTATACCAACGAAGCCGGTGGACTGAACGAGCATCTCTCGGATTGTTTCGGGAGCATGTTCCGGCAGTGGAAGGCGAACCAGACCGTCGCCCAGGCCGACTGGCTGATCGGCAAGGACATCGTCGGCCCGCAAGCTCAGGCCAAGGGTTTGACCTGCCTGCGGGACATGGCGAATCCGGCGGGCGCGCACTGCATCGGCCCACAGATCACCCACTTCAGCCAGTACAAGGCGGGGATGGATCCGCATTACAGCAGCGGCGTCCCGAACCTGGCTTTTCACACCATCTGCATGGCGGTGGGCGGTCAGAGCTGGGACAAGGTCGGCCAGGTATGGTACCGGGTCATGACGACCTCCGGTGCGAAGCCTGCGATGCGCATGAAGACCTTCGCGAACCGGACCCGGTCGGCGGCGTCCCAGCTGTATCCCGGCGATACGGCCCTGAGCCAGGCCGTCGATGCCGGATGGAAACAAGTGGGCCTGTAG